One segment of Agromyces albus DNA contains the following:
- a CDS encoding bifunctional alpha,alpha-trehalose-phosphate synthase (UDP-forming)/trehalose-phosphatase translates to MQHAPEPTPSDDLYIDAAYDMIVVSNRLPVDYERAPDGSTTWKGSPGGLVTALEPIMRTTEGAWVGWAGVADMEFDPFEHDGISIIPVPLSADELEEYYEGFSNDTLWPLYHDVIAPPSFHREWWDSYVRVNRRFAEAAARAASHGAVVWVQDYQLQLVPRMLRESRPDLVIGFFNHIPFPAYGIYSQLPWRRQVVDGLLGADVIGFQRSADAGNFMRAVRRLFGYATRGTVIDVPDGNDHVRHVVARHFPISIDAAGFEEIARRPEVQARAKEIRASLGDPKTIILGVDRLDYTKGIRHRLKAFGELLRDERLSVEDVTLVQVASPSRERVETYRLLRDEIELMVGRLNGDHSTLGHQAIAYLHHGYPREEMVALYLAADVMLVTALRDGMNLVAKEYVACRFDERGVLLLSEFTGASDELRQAVLVNPHDIEGLKDAIVEAIEMPQRERARRMRALRKRVRENDVANWSATFLKTLTGSGIIAPGVPEGLTAALNRIAGTERLLVALDFDGTLAPLVDRPEDARATKRARAAIERLAAADDTRVAIVSGRALQSLREVADPPQGTLLSGSHGVELQLDSGGVTIDLRDAELAGLERLTHILEEVASGAEGAWVEWKPAGLALHTRRVPANIGATLQRTARERVEAEVPELSVRGGKGVLEFSVRPGDKGEALTRLRQHAGSSAVFYVGDDVTDEDAFAALEYEDVGVKVGQGKSLATHRVKSTEDVAELLERLADARDMARGRPSRWT, encoded by the coding sequence ATGCAGCACGCCCCCGAACCGACACCGAGCGACGACCTCTATATCGACGCGGCGTACGACATGATCGTCGTGTCGAATCGCCTTCCCGTCGACTATGAGCGCGCCCCAGACGGGTCCACTACGTGGAAGGGCTCGCCAGGTGGCCTCGTCACCGCACTCGAGCCCATCATGCGCACGACCGAGGGCGCCTGGGTGGGCTGGGCGGGCGTCGCCGACATGGAGTTCGACCCGTTCGAGCACGACGGCATCTCGATCATCCCCGTGCCACTCTCGGCCGACGAGCTCGAGGAGTACTACGAGGGCTTCTCGAACGACACGCTCTGGCCGCTCTACCACGACGTCATCGCGCCGCCGTCGTTCCACCGCGAGTGGTGGGACTCGTACGTTCGCGTCAATCGACGCTTCGCCGAGGCCGCCGCGCGCGCCGCCTCCCACGGCGCCGTCGTGTGGGTGCAGGACTACCAGCTCCAGCTCGTGCCGCGGATGCTTCGCGAGAGCCGCCCCGACCTCGTGATCGGGTTCTTCAACCACATCCCGTTCCCGGCCTACGGCATCTACTCCCAGCTCCCGTGGCGGCGCCAGGTCGTCGACGGACTGCTCGGCGCCGACGTCATCGGCTTCCAGCGGTCGGCCGACGCCGGCAACTTCATGAGGGCCGTGCGCCGGCTGTTCGGATACGCCACGCGCGGCACCGTCATCGACGTGCCCGACGGCAACGACCACGTTCGGCACGTCGTGGCCCGCCACTTCCCGATCTCGATCGACGCGGCCGGTTTCGAGGAGATCGCGCGCCGCCCCGAGGTGCAGGCGCGGGCGAAGGAGATCCGGGCGAGCCTCGGCGATCCCAAGACGATCATCCTCGGCGTCGACCGGCTCGACTACACGAAGGGCATCCGGCATCGGCTGAAGGCGTTCGGCGAGCTGCTCCGCGACGAGCGGCTCTCGGTCGAAGACGTCACACTCGTGCAGGTCGCGAGCCCCTCCCGTGAACGCGTCGAGACCTATCGCCTGCTTCGCGACGAGATCGAGCTCATGGTGGGCCGGCTGAACGGCGACCATTCCACGCTCGGACACCAGGCGATCGCCTATCTCCATCACGGGTACCCCCGGGAAGAGATGGTGGCCCTCTACCTCGCGGCCGACGTCATGCTCGTCACCGCGTTGCGCGACGGCATGAACCTCGTCGCCAAGGAGTACGTCGCGTGCCGGTTCGACGAGCGCGGGGTGCTGCTGCTCAGCGAGTTCACCGGGGCATCCGACGAGCTCAGGCAAGCCGTGCTCGTCAATCCGCACGACATCGAGGGCCTGAAGGACGCGATCGTCGAGGCGATCGAGATGCCGCAGCGCGAGCGGGCCCGCCGCATGCGAGCCCTGCGCAAGCGAGTGCGGGAGAACGACGTCGCCAACTGGTCGGCCACGTTCCTGAAGACGCTCACCGGGAGCGGCATCATCGCGCCCGGCGTACCCGAGGGACTCACGGCCGCGCTCAACCGCATCGCCGGCACCGAGCGCCTGCTCGTCGCCCTCGACTTCGACGGCACTCTCGCTCCGCTCGTCGACCGGCCCGAAGACGCGCGGGCCACCAAACGCGCCCGCGCGGCGATCGAACGTCTCGCCGCCGCCGACGACACGAGGGTTGCGATCGTGTCGGGGCGAGCGCTGCAGAGCCTGCGCGAAGTCGCGGACCCGCCGCAGGGAACGCTCCTCAGCGGATCGCACGGTGTCGAGTTGCAACTCGACAGCGGCGGCGTCACGATCGACCTGCGCGATGCCGAGCTCGCCGGACTCGAGCGCCTCACGCACATCCTCGAAGAAGTGGCATCCGGTGCCGAAGGGGCCTGGGTCGAGTGGAAACCGGCCGGTCTCGCGCTGCACACCCGACGCGTGCCCGCGAACATCGGCGCGACGCTGCAGCGCACGGCGCGCGAGCGTGTCGAGGCCGAGGTGCCCGAGCTCAGCGTGCGCGGCGGCAAAGGGGTGCTCGAGTTCTCGGTGCGCCCCGGCGACAAGGGCGAAGCCCTCACCCGGCTCCGGCAGCACGCCGGCTCGAGCGCGGTGTTCTACGTCGGCGACGACGTCACCGACGAAGACGCGTTCGCGGCTCTGGAGTACGAGGATGTCGGCGTCAAGGTCGGCCAGGGCAAGTCGCTCGCCACGCACCGCGTGAAGAGCACGGAAGACGTCGCCGAACTGCTCGAGCGCCTCGCCGATGCCCGTGACATGGCGCGCGGGCGACCGTCGCGCTGGACATAG
- a CDS encoding sugar phosphate isomerase/epimerase family protein: MIRIGMSTTCVYPLEPEHAFRLAKLAGFDGIEIMVTQEESTQQAEHLLELSRRYALPILSVHAPVLLLTHFVWGRDPRVKLERTTELAAAVGAESVVVHPPFRWQATYALDFLRIVREISAEHRVVIAVENMFPWRAAGKNLKAYAPGWDPRIMDCDAVTLDFSHAALSGVDSLEFVNDLGARLRHVHLCDGSGAIGEGQIFDEHLLPGHGREPVAEVLETLEARGWSGSIVAEVNTRKAKSERERLELLRETLEFARTHTHQSKRRRALTRSRRALEALLPGSRH, from the coding sequence ATGATCCGCATCGGCATGAGCACGACGTGCGTCTACCCGCTCGAGCCCGAGCACGCCTTCCGGCTCGCGAAGCTCGCGGGCTTCGACGGCATCGAGATCATGGTGACGCAAGAGGAGTCGACGCAGCAGGCCGAGCATCTCCTCGAGCTCTCGCGACGGTACGCCCTGCCGATCCTGTCGGTGCACGCTCCGGTGCTGCTCCTCACGCACTTCGTTTGGGGGCGCGACCCGCGCGTGAAGCTCGAGCGCACCACTGAGCTCGCCGCGGCGGTCGGCGCGGAGTCGGTCGTCGTGCACCCTCCTTTCCGCTGGCAGGCGACCTACGCGCTCGACTTCCTGCGGATCGTGCGCGAGATCTCTGCCGAGCACAGAGTCGTCATCGCCGTCGAGAACATGTTCCCTTGGCGCGCCGCGGGCAAGAACCTCAAGGCGTACGCCCCCGGATGGGATCCGCGCATCATGGACTGCGACGCGGTGACCCTCGACTTCTCGCATGCCGCCCTCTCGGGCGTCGACAGCCTCGAGTTCGTGAACGACCTCGGCGCGCGGCTTCGGCACGTGCACCTCTGCGACGGATCCGGCGCGATCGGCGAGGGCCAGATCTTCGACGAGCACCTGCTGCCCGGACACGGCCGCGAGCCCGTCGCCGAGGTGCTCGAGACGCTCGAGGCGCGCGGCTGGAGCGGCTCGATCGTTGCCGAGGTGAACACCCGCAAGGCCAAGAGCGAGCGTGAACGGCTCGAGCTGCTGCGCGAGACGCTCGAGTTCGCCCGCACCCACACGCACCAGTCGAAGCGGCGCCGGGCGCTCACCCGATCCCGGCGCGCGCTCGAGGCGCTCCTGCCGGGTTCGCGCCACTGA
- the ilvD gene encoding dihydroxy-acid dehydratase — protein MPEFDPKPRSRTVTDGIEAMTSRGMLRAVGMGDADWDKPQIGIASSWNEITPCNLSLGRLAQAAKEGVHGGGGYPLQFGTVSVSDGISMGHEGMHFSLVSREVIADSVEVVMQAERLDGSVLLAGCDKSIPGMLMAAARLDLASVFLYAGSIAPGWVRLSDGTEKDITIIDSFEAVGAVKAGTMSAEDAHRIECAFAPGEGACGGMYTANTMASVAEALGLSLPGSASPASADRRRDYYAHRSGEAVVNLLKHGITARQILTKQAFENAIAVGMALGGSTNIVLHLLAIAHEAEVDLSLDDFNRIGSKVPHIGDLKPFGKYVMNDVDRRGGLPVLMKALLDAGLMHGDALTVTGKTLAENLAEMNIPPLDGEVLRTLDNPIHETGGLTILHGSLAPEGAVVKTAGFDAATFEGPARVFERERAAMDALTEGKITHGDVVVIRYEGPKGGPGMREMLAITAAIKGAGLGKDVLLLTDGRFSGGTTGLCIGHLAPEAVDAGPIAFVRDGDLIRVDIAARTIDLLVDDAELAARREGWAPLPPRYTRGVLAKYSKLVRSAAEGASTG, from the coding sequence ATGCCCGAGTTCGATCCCAAACCGCGTAGTCGTACCGTCACCGACGGCATCGAGGCCATGACGAGCCGGGGCATGCTCCGCGCCGTCGGCATGGGCGATGCCGACTGGGACAAGCCGCAGATCGGCATCGCGAGCTCGTGGAACGAGATCACGCCCTGCAACCTGTCGCTCGGCCGCCTCGCGCAGGCCGCGAAAGAGGGCGTGCACGGCGGCGGCGGATACCCGCTGCAGTTCGGCACCGTCTCGGTCTCCGACGGCATCTCGATGGGGCATGAGGGCATGCACTTCTCGCTCGTCTCGCGCGAGGTCATCGCCGACTCGGTCGAGGTCGTCATGCAGGCCGAGCGCCTCGACGGCTCGGTGCTCCTCGCGGGCTGCGACAAGTCGATCCCCGGCATGCTCATGGCAGCGGCCCGACTCGATCTCGCCTCGGTGTTCCTCTACGCGGGGTCGATCGCACCCGGATGGGTGCGGCTCTCCGACGGCACCGAGAAGGACATCACGATCATCGACTCGTTCGAGGCGGTCGGCGCGGTGAAGGCCGGCACGATGAGCGCCGAAGACGCACACCGCATCGAGTGCGCCTTCGCGCCCGGCGAGGGCGCCTGCGGCGGCATGTACACCGCCAACACCATGGCCTCGGTCGCCGAGGCCCTCGGGCTGTCGCTGCCGGGCTCCGCGTCACCGGCATCCGCCGATCGTCGCCGCGACTACTACGCGCACCGCTCCGGCGAGGCCGTCGTCAACCTCCTCAAGCACGGCATCACCGCGCGGCAGATCCTCACCAAGCAGGCCTTCGAGAACGCGATCGCGGTGGGCATGGCCCTCGGCGGCTCCACGAACATCGTGCTGCACCTGCTCGCGATCGCCCACGAGGCCGAGGTCGACCTCTCGCTCGACGACTTCAACCGCATCGGCTCGAAGGTGCCGCACATCGGCGACCTGAAGCCGTTCGGCAAGTACGTCATGAACGACGTCGATCGCCGCGGCGGCCTGCCCGTGCTCATGAAGGCACTGCTCGACGCCGGACTCATGCACGGCGATGCGCTCACCGTCACTGGCAAAACGCTCGCCGAGAATCTCGCCGAGATGAACATCCCGCCGCTCGACGGCGAGGTGCTGCGCACGCTCGACAACCCGATCCACGAGACCGGCGGCCTCACGATCCTGCACGGGTCGCTGGCACCCGAGGGCGCGGTCGTGAAGACGGCCGGCTTCGACGCGGCGACCTTCGAGGGGCCGGCGCGGGTGTTCGAGCGGGAACGCGCGGCGATGGACGCGCTCACCGAGGGCAAGATCACGCACGGCGATGTCGTGGTGATCCGCTACGAAGGCCCCAAGGGTGGGCCCGGCATGCGCGAGATGCTCGCCATCACCGCCGCCATCAAGGGCGCCGGACTCGGAAAAGATGTACTACTCTTGACGGACGGTCGATTCTCAGGCGGCACAACCGGCCTCTGCATCGGCCATCTGGCACCCGAAGCAGTCGACGCTGGTCCGATTGCATTCGTGCGCGATGGTGATCTGATACGGGTCGATATCGCAGCTCGCACGATCGACCTACTGGTCGACGACGCCGAGCTGGCTGCCCGCCGTGAAGGCTGGGCTCCGCTTCCTCCGCGCTATACCCGTGGCGTCCTCGCGAAGTACTCGAAGCTCGTGCGTTCCGCCGCCGAAGGCGCATCCACGGGCTAG
- a CDS encoding YhgE/Pip family protein, which yields MSSRLQPLLGTTPAQRRVRYGALLAAVIVVPLAVAGLFSGALGGSGDRLDTIPAVVVNNDEMVTMTGADGTEQPVLAGRQLVTELTGPASTGFDWSISNDEEAAELLASGDAYAVLTVPADFSDAVTSLAGDAPTRAQLDIRTDDAHGYLAGSVAQSVGDAMTAAFGRELTARYLEGFYSNLASLGGSLGDAATGATELSSGVGSLAGGLGELSTGVASAASGAADAASGAYAYADGVGEYTSGVDSLAGGLGQLQQQAGGLDGLTSGTAEYVTSVHAAADGFDALAAGLAPLLAADPSGTAAQSVVEYAAGLDQLAAGGDLLVTKTGEGVDQLQGGIDEIGTGAAQLAGGSEQLRSGADGLANGVDSLASGLGELSTGTADAASGATQLADGAGSLASGLTSGAESASALTDIDAATTADVVSEPVVVDAARDHEIDSTGEVIGMLFVPIGLWIGAMAMFLVFRPFSRDALRSTASTGGLVSRTLARAGLVGLAQAVAVVALLHTALGVSWAVLPQTFAFAALLALAFTAIHAFLSIALGRAGMLVSLVVVALQLAASGGLYPVEVLSGPFQAISPFLPLTWAVRGMQAIVAGAGGGAVGTAAGMVALFGLAGLIATAMVVARRRGIRSIGFASAALG from the coding sequence ATGAGCTCCCGACTCCAGCCCCTGCTCGGCACCACGCCGGCGCAACGCCGCGTGCGCTACGGCGCACTCCTCGCGGCCGTCATCGTCGTGCCGCTCGCGGTCGCCGGCCTCTTCTCGGGAGCGCTCGGCGGTTCGGGCGACCGGCTCGACACGATCCCGGCGGTCGTCGTGAACAACGACGAGATGGTCACGATGACCGGCGCCGACGGCACCGAACAGCCCGTGCTCGCGGGCCGCCAGCTCGTGACGGAGCTCACGGGCCCCGCGAGCACCGGGTTCGACTGGTCGATCTCGAACGACGAGGAGGCCGCAGAGCTGCTCGCGAGCGGCGATGCCTACGCCGTGCTCACCGTTCCCGCCGATTTCTCCGACGCCGTGACCTCGCTCGCGGGTGACGCGCCGACCCGGGCCCAGCTCGACATCCGCACCGACGACGCGCACGGCTACCTCGCGGGGTCGGTGGCGCAATCCGTCGGCGACGCCATGACCGCCGCCTTCGGCCGTGAGCTCACCGCCCGGTATCTCGAGGGCTTCTACTCGAACCTCGCCTCGCTCGGCGGCTCGCTCGGCGACGCCGCGACCGGCGCGACCGAGCTCTCGAGCGGCGTGGGCTCGCTCGCCGGCGGACTCGGCGAGCTCTCGACCGGCGTCGCCTCGGCCGCGTCGGGCGCAGCGGATGCCGCGAGCGGGGCGTACGCCTACGCCGACGGCGTGGGGGAGTACACCTCGGGCGTCGACTCGCTCGCCGGCGGACTCGGGCAATTGCAGCAGCAGGCAGGAGGGCTCGACGGCCTCACATCCGGCACCGCGGAGTACGTGACGAGCGTGCACGCCGCCGCCGACGGCTTCGACGCGCTCGCCGCGGGCCTCGCGCCGCTCCTCGCCGCGGATCCCTCCGGCACGGCCGCGCAGAGCGTCGTCGAGTACGCGGCAGGCCTCGACCAGCTCGCGGCAGGCGGCGACCTCCTCGTGACGAAGACCGGTGAAGGCGTCGACCAGCTGCAGGGCGGCATCGACGAGATCGGCACCGGCGCCGCGCAGCTCGCCGGCGGGTCGGAGCAGCTGCGTTCGGGCGCCGACGGGCTCGCGAACGGTGTCGATTCGCTTGCGAGCGGGCTCGGCGAGCTCTCCACGGGCACTGCGGATGCCGCGAGCGGCGCCACGCAGCTCGCCGACGGCGCCGGCAGCCTCGCCTCCGGCCTCACGAGCGGGGCCGAGAGCGCCTCAGCGCTCACCGACATCGACGCCGCGACGACGGCCGACGTCGTGTCGGAGCCGGTCGTCGTCGACGCCGCGCGCGACCACGAGATCGACTCGACCGGCGAGGTCATCGGCATGCTGTTCGTGCCGATCGGGCTGTGGATCGGGGCGATGGCGATGTTCCTCGTCTTCCGCCCGTTCAGTCGCGACGCGCTCCGCAGCACCGCCTCGACCGGCGGGCTCGTCTCCCGCACGCTCGCTCGCGCCGGCCTCGTCGGCCTCGCGCAAGCGGTCGCGGTCGTCGCGTTGCTGCATACCGCGCTCGGCGTCTCATGGGCCGTGCTTCCGCAAACATTCGCCTTCGCGGCGCTCCTCGCGCTCGCCTTCACCGCGATCCACGCGTTCCTGAGCATCGCGCTCGGACGTGCGGGCATGCTCGTCTCGCTCGTGGTCGTCGCATTGCAGCTCGCGGCATCCGGTGGCCTCTATCCGGTGGAGGTGCTGAGCGGGCCATTCCAGGCCATCAGCCCGTTCCTGCCGCTCACCTGGGCTGTGCGGGGCATGCAGGCGATCGTCGCGGGTGCCGGCGGGGGAGCCGTGGGCACTGCCGCGGGAATGGTCGCGCTGTTCGGACTCGCCGGCCTCATCGCCACGGCGATGGTCGTGGCGAGGCGTCGCGGCATCCGCTCGATCGGCTTCGCCTCAGCCGCCCTCGGCTGA